One Thermosipho africanus Ob7 DNA segment encodes these proteins:
- a CDS encoding D-alanine--D-alanine ligase family protein, with the protein MINVGLFFGSKSVEHEISIITAHQVLNFVDKNKYNIIPIYITKDGKWLTGKILEDLENFKNLERLEKKAKQILSISAKDGKLILHSSIKKITIDVCLLTFHGSNGEDGSIQGMLEFLNVPYTGCGMYSSMYTMDKVITKLILKEKNIPVVDFLYTNKKNYTNDFLNHCKEVLEYPMIVKPARLGSSIGVKKVNDKCELEEAIETAFSFDDKVIVEKWIDSRELNCAVMGYKNIVVSEIEEIKKQKDFFDYNEKYVQKGKKFSNHIIPAPIDENLKNTIKSIARDTFNALECHGNIRIDFLLSKDNKIYVNEVNSIPGALSYYLWQMSGFTFSQVIDNMISIAFEAFKDKKSKIYSIDTNLFDLKVEK; encoded by the coding sequence ATGATAAACGTTGGATTATTCTTTGGTTCAAAAAGCGTAGAGCACGAGATTTCTATAATAACAGCACATCAAGTGCTGAATTTTGTTGATAAAAACAAATACAATATAATTCCCATATATATTACCAAAGATGGAAAATGGCTAACGGGAAAGATTCTCGAAGACCTTGAAAATTTTAAAAATCTTGAAAGACTTGAAAAAAAAGCAAAACAAATTTTATCTATTTCTGCAAAAGATGGAAAATTAATCTTACATAGCAGTATAAAAAAAATTACTATCGATGTCTGTCTTTTAACATTTCACGGAAGCAACGGTGAGGATGGTAGCATCCAGGGAATGCTCGAATTTCTAAATGTTCCTTATACGGGTTGTGGAATGTACTCTTCAATGTACACAATGGATAAAGTTATAACAAAACTTATTTTAAAAGAAAAAAATATTCCTGTAGTTGATTTTCTATACACAAACAAAAAAAATTACACAAATGACTTTTTAAATCATTGTAAAGAAGTTCTTGAATATCCAATGATAGTTAAGCCTGCAAGGCTTGGTTCAAGTATTGGAGTAAAAAAAGTAAATGATAAATGCGAGCTAGAAGAAGCAATTGAAACTGCTTTTTCTTTCGATGACAAAGTTATAGTTGAAAAGTGGATAGATTCTAGAGAGTTAAATTGTGCAGTAATGGGATATAAAAACATAGTTGTATCAGAAATAGAAGAAATAAAAAAACAAAAAGATTTTTTTGATTACAACGAAAAATACGTTCAAAAAGGTAAAAAATTTTCAAATCATATAATTCCCGCACCAATAGATGAAAATTTAAAAAATACCATAAAATCTATAGCGCGTGATACATTTAATGCACTGGAATGTCATGGAAATATAAGAATTGACTTTTTGCTATCTAAAGATAATAAAATATACGTTAACGAAGTTAATAGCATTCCTGGTGCACTTTCATACTATCTATGGCAAATGAGCGGTTTCACATTTTCTCAGGTAATTGATAACATGATTTCAATTGCTTTTGAAGCTTTTAAAGACAAAAAATCCAAAATATACTCCATAGATACAAATCTATTCGACTTAAAGGTGGAAAAATGA
- a CDS encoding Mur ligase family protein translates to MDKVFLSLLAANFVIRSLYSLHMLQLEEYSEKKYIRWIFSHINKYIINILLIASFILYFFHPLFASLILLISIFLDLKLFLLKKKKKRLVFTKRLRRLMYTSFFLFAIFLSLTFIYNNIIYEIITFTFVLFNSLFYYITNGILIPIERLINEHYYKDAKRKISRLNPLTVAVTGSYGKTSTKYYLHHLVAEHYKSLMTPESYNTTMGITKTIREKLDKSHEVFIVELAENDNYGYSKLLELIKPQISILTSIGIQHFEEFESLDNIIQNFKNFILDERSGKKIIANIDDENIKNVLENIDTKKEIITCAINEKNAQYKVEELKISKDGANFAIITPNNQKFYFETNVYGYENIRNLLLAIVASFELKVPVEEVIERAKNIVKPKHRLEIVRNDTITVIDDTFNSNPKGFKMALEYLSLFENKRKILVTPGFVELGEKEDEEHYKIGKEIAKYVDVVFLIGEKRTEKIYKGLIDSNFEGKIFIVEDLNEVIEKFKTFLQPGDVVLFENDLPDNYN, encoded by the coding sequence ATGGATAAGGTATTTCTATCACTTTTAGCTGCTAATTTTGTTATTAGATCTCTTTACTCACTTCACATGCTACAATTGGAAGAATACTCAGAAAAAAAATATATAAGGTGGATCTTTTCTCACATAAATAAATACATAATTAATATTCTACTAATAGCATCTTTTATATTATACTTTTTCCACCCACTATTTGCTTCTTTAATATTATTAATATCAATATTTCTTGATTTAAAGCTATTTCTTTTGAAAAAGAAAAAGAAAAGATTAGTTTTTACAAAAAGACTTAGAAGGTTAATGTACACCTCATTTTTCTTATTCGCAATTTTTTTGTCTTTAACATTTATATATAATAACATAATCTATGAAATCATAACATTTACGTTTGTCTTATTCAATTCTCTTTTTTATTACATAACCAATGGAATTTTAATACCAATAGAAAGGTTAATTAATGAACATTACTATAAAGATGCAAAAAGAAAAATATCAAGGCTTAACCCTTTAACAGTTGCAGTTACAGGAAGTTATGGAAAAACCAGTACAAAGTACTATCTCCACCATCTTGTAGCCGAGCATTATAAATCTTTAATGACGCCTGAAAGTTACAATACAACAATGGGAATAACAAAAACAATACGTGAAAAATTAGATAAATCCCATGAAGTTTTTATTGTTGAACTTGCCGAAAATGATAATTATGGCTATTCTAAATTGTTAGAACTTATAAAACCTCAAATATCTATTCTAACCTCAATTGGGATTCAACATTTTGAAGAATTTGAAAGTCTGGACAATATTATTCAAAACTTTAAAAACTTTATTCTTGATGAGCGCTCAGGAAAAAAAATAATTGCAAACATAGACGACGAAAATATTAAAAATGTTTTAGAAAATATAGACACCAAAAAAGAAATAATTACCTGTGCAATCAATGAAAAAAATGCACAGTATAAAGTAGAAGAATTAAAAATTTCAAAAGATGGAGCTAACTTTGCAATTATTACTCCAAATAATCAAAAATTTTACTTTGAAACTAATGTATACGGATACGAAAATATTAGAAACCTTCTTCTTGCTATAGTTGCAAGCTTTGAACTAAAAGTCCCAGTAGAAGAAGTAATAGAAAGGGCAAAAAATATTGTAAAACCAAAACACAGACTTGAAATAGTAAGAAACGATACTATAACCGTTATAGATGACACATTTAATTCAAATCCAAAAGGATTTAAAATGGCACTCGAATATCTCTCACTTTTTGAAAACAAAAGAAAAATCCTTGTAACTCCAGGATTTGTAGAACTTGGTGAGAAGGAAGATGAAGAACATTACAAAATAGGAAAAGAAATAGCTAAATATGTAGATGTTGTATTCTTAATAGGAGAAAAAAGAACAGAAAAAATTTACAAAGGATTGATTGATTCAAACTTTGAAGGTAAAATATTCATTGTGGAAGATCTCAACGAGGTTATAGAAAAATTTAAAACTTTCTTACAACCCGGCGATGTAGTGTTATTTGAAAATGACCTTCCAGATAATTATAATTAA
- the pyrH gene encoding UMP kinase, producing MYKRVLLKLSGEVLSGEGEKGFNIDKIIYLIDELKSVLEYGTNIGIVIGAGNLFRGREMKELSPTIADQIGMLGTVINALYLKDLFEKHGLRTVVVSQVTSLPSIRPIHYDDINLYFDAGYLVIFAGGTSNPFFTTDTAAALRAVEMKADILIKGTKVSGIFDKDPKKYEDAIKFDKLTFDEAIEKELKIMDTEAFSICRRYNMKILVMDFFKKGNLLRAIREENVGTLVVPK from the coding sequence ATGTACAAAAGGGTTCTTCTAAAATTAAGCGGTGAGGTACTTAGCGGTGAAGGTGAAAAAGGATTCAATATTGACAAAATTATTTACCTTATTGATGAATTAAAGTCTGTTCTGGAATACGGTACAAATATTGGGATAGTAATAGGGGCCGGAAACCTTTTCAGGGGAAGAGAAATGAAAGAATTGTCACCCACAATTGCAGATCAAATCGGAATGCTTGGCACCGTAATCAACGCGTTATACCTAAAAGACCTATTTGAAAAACACGGATTAAGAACTGTTGTAGTTTCACAGGTTACCTCTCTTCCATCAATTAGGCCCATTCATTATGATGATATAAATCTTTATTTTGATGCAGGATACCTTGTAATCTTTGCAGGTGGTACAAGTAACCCATTCTTTACAACTGATACTGCTGCAGCTTTGAGAGCCGTTGAAATGAAAGCAGATATATTAATTAAAGGCACAAAAGTTTCAGGAATATTTGATAAGGATCCAAAAAAATACGAAGATGCAATAAAATTTGATAAATTGACCTTTGACGAGGCAATTGAAAAAGAATTAAAAATTATGGATACAGAAGCATTTTCAATTTGTAGACGATATAACATGAAAATTTTGGTAATGGACTTCTTCAAAAAGGGAAATTTACTGCGTGCAATTAGAGAAGAAAATGTTGGTACTTTGGTGGTGCCAAAATAA
- a CDS encoding PhoH family protein, whose amino-acid sequence MVKNFILDTNVLIHDPQSIYSFEDNNVIIPLPVLEELDNLKRHSGGLGKFARDAIRELDNLRKLGKLSEGIKLKNGGTLKVISLKKSDHENIDFLYEKYIDNWILVYTLHVMKNSKNPTFLVSKDINLRVKADALGIPSQDYLTDRSDLETLNPGYFETSNVDMLDKSNLFPNSYIISRDKYFRYDGENLLEMKKHIQAWNVKPRNREQFFAMDALLNDDIKLVSLIGIAGTGKTFITLACALEKTVTEQKYEKIIVARPLVAMGGKDIGYLPGNIEEKMKPWMSPIYDNLEYLFKISNINMKEFMKKEIIDIEALTYIRGRSIPNQFIIIDEAQNLTPHEIKTILTRAGENTKVVLLGDPYQIDTPYLDKDSNGLVYAATKFLNSKLSAHVVLKKGERSLLASEAANLL is encoded by the coding sequence ATGGTCAAAAATTTTATTTTAGATACCAATGTTTTAATACATGATCCACAATCAATTTATTCTTTTGAAGATAATAATGTAATAATACCTCTTCCAGTTTTAGAAGAATTAGATAACTTGAAAAGACATTCTGGGGGACTTGGAAAATTCGCAAGAGATGCTATAAGAGAGTTAGACAATTTAAGAAAACTTGGAAAACTTTCAGAAGGTATAAAATTAAAAAATGGCGGGACTTTAAAGGTAATTTCGCTAAAAAAAAGCGATCACGAAAATATAGATTTTTTGTATGAAAAATACATCGACAATTGGATATTAGTTTACACACTACACGTTATGAAAAACTCCAAGAATCCTACCTTTTTAGTTTCAAAAGATATTAATTTAAGGGTCAAAGCCGATGCTCTTGGAATCCCATCTCAAGATTATCTAACTGATAGATCAGACCTTGAAACACTAAACCCTGGTTATTTTGAAACATCCAACGTTGATATGCTCGATAAATCAAATTTATTTCCTAATTCCTATATAATTTCCAGAGATAAATATTTTAGATATGATGGAGAAAATTTACTTGAAATGAAAAAACATATTCAAGCATGGAATGTAAAACCAAGAAATAGAGAGCAATTTTTTGCAATGGACGCATTACTAAATGATGATATTAAACTTGTTTCATTGATTGGAATAGCTGGAACTGGTAAAACCTTTATTACACTGGCTTGCGCTCTTGAAAAGACTGTAACAGAACAAAAATACGAAAAGATAATTGTTGCAAGACCCCTTGTCGCTATGGGAGGGAAAGACATAGGGTATTTACCAGGAAATATTGAAGAAAAAATGAAACCATGGATGTCACCAATATATGATAATCTTGAATATCTTTTCAAAATTTCAAACATAAATATGAAAGAATTTATGAAAAAGGAAATAATAGATATAGAAGCTTTAACATATATTAGAGGCCGATCAATTCCTAATCAATTCATCATTATTGATGAAGCGCAAAACCTGACACCACATGAGATAAAAACTATTCTTACAAGAGCAGGAGAAAATACAAAAGTTGTTCTCCTCGGCGATCCATATCAAATAGATACACCTTACCTTGACAAAGACAGCAACGGACTTGTATACGCTGCAACAAAATTCTTAAATAGCAAATTATCTGCACACGTTGTTCTAAAAAAAGGCGAACGTTCACTACTTGCTAGTGAAGCAGCAAATCTTCTCTAA
- a CDS encoding chemotaxis protein CheX, giving the protein MDAKIINSLITAVNSTFNMVLQVEPKVLKPEIAKGIEPKYPIVTVIGFNGDIDGNLIYSFNEETAKNVVSKMMGMPYDNLDELALSALGELGNMASGSIAMNLEKNNYKVDITPPTVITGKEIQITAEGVILKLPLNIFSEGDFEIHMVIRSGGK; this is encoded by the coding sequence ATGGATGCAAAGATAATAAATTCTTTAATAACTGCGGTTAATTCAACTTTTAACATGGTATTACAGGTAGAACCTAAGGTCTTAAAACCAGAGATCGCAAAGGGTATAGAACCAAAATATCCTATAGTCACAGTTATAGGTTTTAACGGAGATATAGATGGAAATTTAATTTACTCATTTAATGAAGAAACCGCAAAAAACGTTGTAAGTAAAATGATGGGGATGCCATATGACAATCTTGACGAACTTGCGTTAAGTGCATTAGGGGAACTTGGAAATATGGCAAGTGGTTCAATAGCAATGAACCTTGAAAAAAACAATTATAAAGTTGACATAACACCTCCAACAGTTATAACAGGAAAAGAAATACAAATTACGGCTGAAGGTGTTATACTAAAACTTCCTTTGAATATTTTCTCAGAAGGAGACTTTGAAATACATATGGTAATCAGAAGCGGGGGGAAATAA
- the ylqF gene encoding ribosome biogenesis GTPase YlqF, with protein MWYPGHISKAKRKIKEYLKAVDTIMIILDARAPLATTAFEENIFSNKDVLFVLNKADLSDETYNNLWVKEISKTNPVITFSKKESVEKIKKFIKTYSKEKLKETRILIAGVPNVGKSSIINKVSGRKLAKTGMAPGITRGLQWINLGKVKLLDTPGILYSKLFNKDVTAKLLLIGSIPVESVDKYDIITRAYEIFSNELNIKETFEEFIENFGKKRGYLAKGGLVDFERAKNNFFKAVAEGKFGRMTFDKEVQLWMQR; from the coding sequence ATGTGGTATCCTGGTCATATAAGTAAGGCAAAAAGAAAAATAAAAGAATACCTAAAAGCTGTCGATACTATAATGATAATTCTAGACGCAAGAGCACCCCTTGCAACTACTGCCTTTGAAGAAAATATATTCTCCAATAAAGATGTTTTGTTTGTCTTAAACAAAGCTGACCTTTCAGATGAAACATACAATAACCTCTGGGTTAAGGAAATTAGCAAAACCAATCCTGTTATAACATTTTCAAAGAAAGAGTCCGTTGAAAAAATTAAAAAGTTTATTAAAACCTATTCAAAAGAAAAATTAAAAGAGACAAGGATACTAATAGCTGGTGTTCCAAATGTTGGAAAATCATCTATAATAAACAAAGTTTCTGGAAGAAAACTTGCAAAAACAGGAATGGCTCCTGGAATTACAAGGGGTCTTCAATGGATAAACCTTGGTAAAGTAAAGCTACTTGATACTCCTGGAATACTATATTCAAAACTTTTTAATAAAGATGTGACCGCAAAATTACTTTTAATTGGTAGTATTCCTGTAGAATCGGTTGATAAATATGATATAATTACACGTGCGTATGAAATTTTTAGTAATGAATTAAATATTAAAGAAACATTTGAAGAATTTATAGAAAATTTTGGAAAAAAGCGCGGATATCTAGCAAAAGGTGGACTTGTAGATTTTGAAAGGGCAAAAAACAACTTTTTTAAGGCTGTTGCTGAAGGTAAATTTGGAAGAATGACATTTGATAAGGAGGTGCAACTATGGATGCAAAGATAA
- a CDS encoding 3'-5' exonuclease — protein MLDENVYCVMDTETTGLNPYFGDRIIEIAIVPVYKNKIVKKWIYHSLVNPNIRIPALTEKIHGISNDAITDAPSLENIISNVRAYAKGTIFVMHNAYVDLSFIDIATKEIGEFPINFRYIDTLEISQVLYNKKRSLESLVKEFKIADKVPHRALEDAILTAKVFLKLYEKIGYNNINEFIRIWGDR, from the coding sequence ATGTTAGATGAAAATGTATACTGTGTCATGGATACGGAAACAACGGGATTAAATCCTTATTTTGGTGATAGGATAATCGAGATTGCAATTGTACCTGTATACAAAAATAAAATCGTAAAAAAATGGATCTACCACTCTCTTGTAAACCCGAATATAAGGATACCTGCTCTTACTGAAAAGATACACGGAATATCTAATGATGCAATAACAGATGCTCCATCTCTTGAAAATATTATTTCAAATGTTAGAGCATATGCAAAAGGAACTATTTTTGTAATGCATAACGCATATGTTGACCTTTCTTTTATAGATATTGCTACAAAAGAAATAGGTGAGTTCCCTATAAATTTTAGATATATTGATACACTTGAAATTTCACAGGTACTGTACAATAAAAAAAGAAGCTTGGAAAGCCTTGTAAAAGAATTTAAAATAGCAGATAAAGTACCGCACCGCGCTCTTGAAGATGCCATATTAACAGCGAAGGTCTTCTTAAAACTTTACGAAAAAATAGGCTACAATAACATAAACGAATTTATAAGAATTTGGGGGGATAGGTAA
- a CDS encoding ATP-binding protein, producing the protein MLIKKVKINGFGKLKNKEIKFKPGLNVIFGPNSSGKTTLAYFLLNSLSKPGNEIKKYEPWNHFEFGGEISTDEGDFKVDFLNGEFNSLVDRELLETIGFIMEDEKLDTIKEKDTFVISYMKKRMQKNEWGLKLTDAINKTDEYANEIQLCIENISKQISEIDSYIESVKEKIKNYNNKILKKNELKRKSEQLKQILEEKEEEISNLKREYIQEITEKINSLKTERDKLNLNLKEYLKFSKIDRDTVSQAKELLETIEVLENNIKSISSQLEELENNFSSIENALNEKMKNLNIENEKDLEKVHLKIKNLSLLKKLYDEKKAKLENILEENPLWKLFTENEEIIEEVEKQEAIYRENQAKIQNKIEENEKVLKKLNSSIKVHKDFSFVFFFAAIISLLLGFAMRNINTWLFFGAAFTGFIGLFETILWRKIESKIDDVKAEIQELTKKKMIRPNYLSILKDYNLKSIKELRQKYYEFIEWKTRKREYNQVSEEFKNLESEILRELKDFNLGSAAQIIDSGIAYLEKIYNDIQKLLLSKSSIEREIDKLNEELERMKAKREESFTSLNKMLDNLKISIDEIKDFENIYNEYLKIKETITKIDSEIEKFENILSEEIYPEYIMSKIYETEKLRDELNSYEKDLQEDIEKAPEFSEILENLKKRDELSRKLETLKGYYSNIEVSKQILQKNLEEYVETYGKKFKEEFTKILLSITNEPLPLIVEENLSVRLNINGEKLNPNEFLSAATFDQLLFAYKIALYRTMSEHNLPLVIDNALIRYDNTRLQKTLEILDEESKRRQIILLTSDERLKAKFKEVMILEG; encoded by the coding sequence ATGTTGATCAAAAAAGTCAAAATAAATGGATTTGGAAAACTAAAAAATAAAGAAATAAAATTTAAGCCAGGCTTAAATGTTATTTTTGGACCAAATTCATCTGGAAAAACAACACTTGCATATTTTTTATTAAATTCTCTTTCAAAGCCAGGAAATGAAATAAAGAAGTACGAGCCATGGAATCATTTTGAATTTGGCGGAGAAATTTCAACCGACGAAGGAGATTTTAAAGTCGACTTTCTCAACGGTGAATTTAACTCTTTAGTTGACAGAGAACTTTTAGAAACTATTGGATTTATAATGGAAGATGAAAAACTGGATACAATAAAGGAAAAAGATACTTTTGTAATAAGTTACATGAAAAAAAGAATGCAAAAAAATGAATGGGGCTTAAAACTAACAGATGCAATTAACAAAACTGATGAGTATGCAAATGAAATTCAATTATGTATTGAAAATATAAGCAAACAAATATCTGAAATTGATAGCTACATTGAGTCAGTAAAGGAAAAAATAAAAAATTATAACAATAAAATATTGAAAAAAAATGAACTAAAAAGAAAGAGTGAGCAGTTAAAGCAAATATTAGAAGAAAAAGAAGAAGAAATATCAAACTTAAAAAGAGAATATATTCAAGAAATAACCGAAAAAATTAATTCTTTAAAAACTGAAAGAGATAAACTTAACTTAAACCTCAAAGAATATCTCAAATTTTCAAAGATTGACAGAGATACAGTTTCTCAAGCAAAAGAACTCTTGGAAACAATTGAGGTTTTAGAAAACAACATCAAATCAATTTCTTCTCAGCTTGAAGAACTTGAAAACAACTTTTCTTCAATAGAAAATGCCCTTAATGAAAAAATGAAAAACTTAAATATAGAAAATGAAAAAGACCTTGAAAAGGTACATTTAAAGATCAAAAATTTATCACTTTTAAAGAAGTTATACGATGAAAAGAAAGCAAAACTTGAAAATATATTAGAAGAAAATCCTCTCTGGAAGTTATTTACGGAAAATGAAGAGATAATTGAAGAAGTTGAAAAGCAAGAAGCAATTTATAGAGAAAATCAAGCAAAGATTCAAAATAAAATCGAAGAAAACGAAAAAGTATTAAAAAAATTGAATTCATCTATAAAAGTCCACAAAGACTTTTCGTTTGTATTCTTTTTTGCTGCCATAATATCATTGCTTCTTGGATTTGCTATGAGAAATATAAATACATGGTTATTTTTTGGAGCAGCATTTACCGGCTTTATAGGCTTATTTGAAACAATTCTTTGGAGAAAAATAGAATCAAAAATTGATGATGTAAAAGCAGAAATTCAAGAGCTTACAAAGAAGAAAATGATACGTCCAAACTATTTGAGCATTTTAAAGGACTATAATCTAAAATCAATAAAGGAATTAAGACAGAAATACTATGAATTCATAGAATGGAAAACCAGAAAAAGAGAATATAATCAAGTTAGTGAAGAATTTAAAAACTTAGAATCTGAAATACTTAGAGAGTTAAAAGACTTTAACTTGGGAAGCGCAGCCCAAATAATTGACTCAGGTATTGCATACCTTGAAAAAATATACAATGATATCCAAAAACTACTCCTTTCAAAATCTTCCATTGAAAGAGAAATTGATAAATTAAACGAAGAATTGGAAAGAATGAAAGCAAAAAGAGAAGAAAGCTTTACCAGCTTAAATAAAATGCTGGATAATCTTAAAATTTCTATTGATGAAATCAAAGACTTTGAGAATATCTACAATGAATATTTGAAGATTAAAGAAACAATAACAAAAATAGATTCTGAAATTGAAAAATTTGAAAATATTCTTTCTGAAGAAATATATCCGGAATATATAATGTCAAAAATCTATGAAACCGAGAAATTAAGAGATGAACTAAATTCATATGAAAAGGATCTACAAGAAGATATTGAAAAAGCTCCAGAATTTAGTGAAATACTTGAAAATTTAAAAAAGAGAGATGAACTTTCAAGAAAACTTGAAACTCTAAAAGGATATTATTCAAACATTGAAGTATCAAAACAAATTCTTCAAAAAAATCTTGAAGAATACGTTGAAACTTATGGTAAGAAATTTAAAGAAGAATTTACCAAAATACTTCTTTCTATTACAAACGAACCCTTACCATTAATAGTTGAAGAAAACCTATCAGTTAGATTGAACATTAATGGTGAAAAACTTAATCCAAATGAATTTTTAAGCGCTGCAACATTTGATCAATTGTTGTTTGCATATAAAATAGCGCTATATAGAACTATGTCTGAGCATAATTTACCCCTTGTAATAGATAACGCACTTATAAGATATGACAATACTAGGTTACAAAAAACTCTGGAAATATTAGACGAAGAATCAAAAAGAAGACAGATAATCCTATTAACAAGCGATGAAAGACTTAAAGCCAAATTTAAAGAAGTCATGATATTGGAGGGATAA
- a CDS encoding alpha/beta fold hydrolase, whose product MKKKISDITINYKVIENGTKNILFLHGWGANLNSFLPVAKELKCRSFLIDLPGFGESSLPNSIYSSYDYANLIERFINELNLDSLILVGHSFGGKIASLIASKNPCWLEKVVIISSPGIKTKKKFKTRLKIFTYKLLAKIFYTFGLKKSLEKLRNKFGSQDYKSSKGIMREILKNVINEDISTELKKIKKDTLIIFGKNDDAVPVEVGIKFNQYIENSKLIVYENAGHFPFLENFDSFLYDLKKFIGEINNG is encoded by the coding sequence ATGAAGAAAAAAATTTCAGATATTACAATAAACTACAAAGTTATTGAAAATGGCACAAAAAACATCCTGTTTTTACACGGTTGGGGAGCAAATTTAAATTCTTTTTTGCCCGTTGCAAAAGAACTAAAATGCAGGTCATTTTTAATTGATTTACCAGGATTTGGTGAAAGCTCTCTTCCAAACTCAATTTATTCAAGCTATGATTATGCTAACTTAATTGAACGCTTTATAAACGAGTTAAATTTAGATAGTTTAATACTGGTTGGACACTCATTTGGAGGAAAAATTGCTTCATTAATTGCAAGCAAAAACCCATGCTGGCTTGAGAAAGTTGTTATAATTTCCTCACCTGGGATTAAGACTAAGAAAAAATTTAAGACTAGACTTAAAATTTTTACTTATAAACTACTTGCAAAAATTTTTTATACCTTTGGTCTAAAAAAAAGTCTTGAAAAACTAAGAAATAAATTTGGCTCACAAGATTATAAATCATCAAAAGGTATTATGAGAGAAATTTTAAAAAATGTTATCAATGAAGATATATCTACAGAATTAAAAAAGATCAAAAAGGATACCTTAATAATATTTGGAAAAAACGACGATGCAGTTCCAGTAGAAGTAGGAATCAAATTCAACCAGTATATTGAAAATTCAAAATTAATAGTTTATGAAAACGCAGGGCATTTTCCTTTTTTGGAAAATTTTGATAGTTTTCTATATGATTTAAAAAAGTTTATAGGAGAGATCAACAATGGATAA
- a CDS encoding 5'-methylthioadenosine/S-adenosylhomocysteine nucleosidase, producing MIVITSVLREEIVGAFRELMPVLENGEILKRPYMRGLIGANEVLLVYGLIGKVESAMMAQALIDNFHPKYFIHCGGAGIINSERKIGDIVCGTEYIEHDIKFRQKQIKKIKASQTLIERISDVYNKVILGPIASGDIFVDSVEEKTRIFNETKAELVDMDSAAIAKVCYENDVEFCAIKIALDRSVEGSTIEIQQNLKKLAPFPSAIVAEMLEKHLL from the coding sequence ATGATAGTAATAACAAGTGTTTTGCGCGAAGAAATAGTGGGGGCATTTAGAGAGTTAATGCCAGTCTTGGAAAACGGAGAAATTCTCAAAAGGCCATATATGAGAGGACTTATAGGTGCCAACGAAGTCCTCCTTGTCTACGGTCTTATAGGGAAAGTAGAATCTGCAATGATGGCCCAAGCACTTATTGATAATTTTCATCCAAAATACTTTATACATTGCGGAGGCGCTGGAATAATTAACAGCGAAAGAAAAATTGGCGATATTGTCTGTGGAACAGAATATATTGAACATGATATAAAATTTAGACAAAAGCAAATTAAAAAAATTAAAGCCTCTCAAACACTTATCGAACGTATATCCGACGTGTATAACAAGGTTATACTTGGACCAATCGCAAGTGGAGATATATTTGTTGATTCAGTAGAAGAAAAAACAAGAATATTCAACGAAACAAAAGCTGAATTAGTTGATATGGATAGTGCTGCAATTGCAAAGGTTTGTTATGAAAACGATGTTGAATTTTGTGCAATAAAAATTGCACTTGACAGAAGTGTTGAAGGAAGTACTATTGAAATACAACAAAATCTTAAAAAACTTGCTCCGTTCCCTTCAGCAATAGTTGCTGAAATGCTTGAAAAACATCTTCTATAA